A stretch of the Leptotrichia sp. oral taxon 223 genome encodes the following:
- a CDS encoding phosphatase PAP2 family protein → MIPLQLKNSIFFIDRFFFKHLSFLSSSSIFYHSENIKKFFHFITKFGEGYFELLLIIVLFSFFLFNKKKYQHLKKYILAIIFTLLSTQITVNVMKVLFARARPSITINPDKFYGIMTLIKNSSFWKGNYVSFPSGHTITIWGTIWILSFVIKNKTIKIPLFILGILVGMSRVYLVRHWTTDVVASVIFSYFLAKFVHKKIFGNKKRIAKPSFVPYYRKLNIGIFKRSVS, encoded by the coding sequence GTGATACCATTGCAACTAAAAAATAGTATTTTTTTTATTGACAGGTTCTTTTTTAAACATTTATCGTTTCTTTCAAGTTCTAGTATTTTTTATCATTCAGAAAATATTAAAAAATTTTTCCATTTTATTACTAAATTTGGAGAAGGGTATTTTGAATTATTATTGATAATTGTACTGTTCTCGTTTTTTTTATTCAATAAAAAGAAATATCAGCACTTGAAAAAATATATTTTAGCAATAATTTTTACTTTACTTTCCACTCAAATTACGGTGAATGTAATGAAAGTATTATTCGCAAGAGCAAGGCCATCGATAACTATAAATCCTGATAAATTTTATGGAATTATGACTTTGATTAAAAATAGTTCATTTTGGAAAGGAAATTATGTGTCTTTTCCATCAGGACATACAATTACTATTTGGGGAACAATTTGGATTTTATCTTTTGTTATAAAAAACAAAACTATCAAAATACCATTATTCATCTTAGGAATTTTAGTAGGAATGAGCCGTGTCTATTTAGTGCGACATTGGACTACTGATGTTGTTGCAAGTGTTATTTTTTCATATTTTCTCGCAAAATTTGTACATAAAAAGATATTTGGAAATAAAAAAAGGATTGCAAAACCAAGTTTTGTTCCATATTATAGAAAACTCAATATTGGAATTTTTAAAAGGAGTGTTTCCTAA